In a genomic window of Pseudomonas oryzihabitans:
- a CDS encoding tautomerase family protein, with protein MPHIVLHLSGARDEALGQRAMEVINRLVEEHLGKRTELMATTVHYIPDADWFLGGRSLATLGGSAFHLDISITDETNTKGEKARFLREVQAAMATLRPDLHDLCYVHLIDARAAAYGYGGRTQEWRHQQAGV; from the coding sequence ATGCCCCATATCGTTCTTCATTTGTCCGGCGCGAGAGATGAAGCGCTTGGCCAACGTGCAATGGAAGTTATCAATCGCCTTGTGGAGGAGCATCTAGGCAAACGCACCGAGCTGATGGCGACAACCGTTCACTACATACCCGACGCAGACTGGTTCTTGGGTGGCCGGTCACTGGCGACGCTGGGCGGTAGTGCCTTCCATCTCGACATCAGCATCACTGACGAGACGAATACCAAAGGTGAGAAGGCGCGCTTTCTGCGTGAAGTCCAGGCTGCCATGGCGACGCTAAGACCCGATCTACACGACTTATGCTACGTACATCTGATCGATGCACGAGCGGCGGCCTATGGCTATGGAGGCCGCACTCAGGAGTGGCGACACCAGCAGGCTGGGGTCTAG
- a CDS encoding MFS transporter, with translation MSSLIEESGLPASTHIQAQVTQQRWLRVIPPILIACIMSYVDRISIAFAMPGGMASDLGVSASMVGFAGGIFFIGYLFLQIPGGKIAVHGSGKAFIGWSLLAWAIISVLTGLVRNEYELLFLRFALGVAEGGMLPVVLTMIANWFPDHERGRANAIVIMFVPLAGILSAPLSGWIIAVFDWRVLFISAGIGSALVMVLWWLTVSDRPQEAKWLSAAERDYLVHTLGAEQQRLRAQGEAKQSLSQILPERTLWHLIAVNFFYQFGIYGYTLWLPSILKELTHSGMGMVGMLTILPYLAALAGMFLFSNLSDRTGRRRLFVCLPLAGFAACLFLSVTLHEHLWLAYAALVGCGFFLQSAAGVFWTIPPRLFSAEAAGGARGLINALGNLGGFCGPYLVGVLIVRYDQGTGVYCLAISLATAALLALLLPRRCER, from the coding sequence ATGAGCAGCCTCATCGAAGAGTCCGGCTTGCCCGCGTCCACGCACATCCAGGCGCAGGTCACCCAACAGCGCTGGTTGCGGGTCATTCCGCCGATCCTCATCGCCTGCATCATGTCCTACGTCGACCGCATCAGCATCGCCTTCGCCATGCCCGGGGGCATGGCCAGCGACCTGGGCGTATCGGCCAGCATGGTCGGCTTCGCCGGCGGCATCTTCTTCATCGGTTATCTGTTCCTGCAGATTCCCGGCGGCAAGATCGCCGTGCACGGCAGCGGCAAGGCCTTCATCGGCTGGTCGTTGCTGGCCTGGGCGATCATTTCGGTGCTCACCGGGCTGGTACGCAACGAGTACGAGCTGCTGTTCCTGCGCTTCGCCCTGGGCGTGGCCGAGGGTGGCATGCTGCCGGTGGTGCTGACCATGATCGCCAACTGGTTCCCGGACCACGAACGGGGCCGGGCCAACGCCATCGTCATCATGTTCGTCCCCCTGGCGGGCATCCTCAGCGCGCCGCTGTCCGGCTGGATCATCGCCGTCTTCGACTGGCGCGTGCTGTTCATCAGTGCCGGGATCGGCTCGGCGCTGGTCATGGTGCTCTGGTGGTTGACGGTGAGCGACCGTCCGCAGGAAGCCAAATGGCTATCCGCAGCCGAGCGCGACTACCTGGTGCACACCCTGGGTGCCGAACAGCAGCGGCTACGCGCCCAAGGCGAGGCCAAGCAGTCCCTGAGCCAGATCCTGCCCGAGCGCACGCTCTGGCACCTCATCGCGGTCAACTTCTTCTATCAGTTCGGCATCTACGGCTACACCCTGTGGCTGCCGAGCATCCTCAAGGAACTCACCCACAGTGGCATGGGCATGGTCGGCATGCTGACCATCCTGCCGTATCTCGCCGCCCTGGCCGGCATGTTCCTGTTTTCCAACCTGTCGGATCGCACTGGCCGTCGGCGTCTCTTCGTCTGCCTGCCGTTGGCCGGCTTCGCTGCCTGCCTGTTCCTCTCCGTCACCCTGCACGAGCACCTGTGGCTGGCCTATGCGGCCCTGGTCGGCTGCGGCTTCTTCCTGCAGTCCGCGGCAGGCGTCTTCTGGACCATCCCACCGCGGCTGTTCAGCGCCGAGGCCGCCGGTGGCGCTCGCGGCCTGATCAATGCCTTGGGCAACCTGGGCGGCTTCTGCGGACCCTATCTGGTCGGCGTACTCATCGTGCGCTACGACCAGGGTACCGGCGTGTACTGCCTGGCGATTTCCCTGGCGACCGCGGCGCTGCTGGCCTTGCTGCTACCCCGGCGTTGCGAACGCTGA
- a CDS encoding SMP-30/gluconolactonase/LRE family protein, translated as MSEATIILFDDRAAALQYACSPLERLASGALWSEGPVWLPAEQALLWSDIPNNRMLRWSAAAGLSVWRQSVGFSNGHTLAADGSVLHCSHGHRAILRTPCRNGRLAATEEVLVDRYQGRRLNSPNDLVVKRDGTIWFSDPPYGILSDREGQVAPQEQRHQYVFRYDPADGQLDVVSDFVEDPNGLAFSPDESILYVSDTSAARRVDGHHRIVAFDVVGGRSLANPRVFAEIAPGLPDGFRVSRNGWLYTSSACGVQVYHPDGTRLALIAVPEMVGNLTFDEHERALYILATTSLYRLAFDRPAHSLG; from the coding sequence ATGTCGGAAGCCACCATCATTCTGTTCGATGACCGAGCCGCGGCTCTGCAATACGCCTGCAGCCCCTTGGAGCGTCTCGCCAGTGGTGCGCTCTGGAGTGAAGGGCCGGTCTGGCTGCCCGCCGAGCAGGCGCTGCTCTGGAGCGATATCCCCAACAACCGCATGCTGCGCTGGAGTGCAGCCGCTGGCCTGAGCGTCTGGCGCCAGTCGGTCGGCTTCAGCAATGGCCATACCCTAGCGGCGGACGGATCGGTCCTGCATTGCTCCCACGGTCACCGAGCGATCCTGCGCACGCCATGCCGGAACGGTCGCCTGGCCGCGACCGAGGAAGTCCTGGTCGACCGCTACCAGGGCCGGCGTCTCAACTCGCCCAATGACCTGGTGGTGAAGCGTGATGGGACGATCTGGTTCAGCGATCCGCCCTACGGCATCCTCTCCGACCGGGAAGGCCAGGTAGCGCCCCAGGAACAACGTCACCAGTACGTGTTCCGCTACGACCCCGCGGACGGCCAGCTGGATGTGGTCAGCGACTTCGTCGAGGACCCCAATGGCCTGGCCTTCTCGCCAGACGAAAGCATCCTCTACGTCTCCGACACCTCGGCCGCCCGGCGCGTTGACGGGCACCATCGCATCGTCGCCTTCGACGTCGTCGGTGGACGCTCGCTGGCCAATCCACGGGTCTTCGCCGAGATAGCGCCTGGCCTGCCGGATGGCTTCCGGGTGTCGCGCAATGGCTGGCTCTATACCAGTAGCGCCTGTGGCGTGCAGGTCTATCATCCCGACGGCACCCGGTTGGCGCTCATCGCGGTGCCCGAGATGGTCGGCAACCTGACCTTCGACGAGCACGAGCGGGCGCTCTACATCCTGGCGACCACTTCGCTCTATCGGCTGGCCTTCGACCGGCCCGCGCATTCGCTGGGATGA
- a CDS encoding amidohydrolase family protein: MTQRVLIDAHHHLWDLGRLDYPWLQGEGEPGFFLGDYRALRRNYLPEDFRRDTASVRLLASVHCEAEHSRADPVAETRWLTLQQARTGLPNVLVAWAPLLSPAAEGILEAHRQSPLLRGIRYKPLTARSPGESEQVRGQPGSLQDPAWHPALALLERLGLSWDLRVPWWHLEEAAALLAAHPELTVVLNHTGLPWDRSPTGLALWRRGMQALARLPHVAVKVSEFGLPEPGWDVKQNYRLVRDTLELFGHERCLFASNFPVASLRIGYTELVAHFEAFLAQDTPAQREAFFWRTAQRVYRIPLTIPVP, from the coding sequence ATGACGCAGCGGGTCCTGATCGATGCCCATCACCACCTCTGGGACCTTGGCCGGCTCGACTATCCCTGGCTGCAGGGGGAGGGCGAGCCGGGCTTCTTCCTCGGCGACTATCGGGCCCTGCGCCGCAACTATCTGCCCGAGGATTTCCGGCGCGATACCGCCAGTGTCCGGCTACTGGCCTCGGTGCATTGCGAAGCCGAGCACTCCCGCGCCGATCCGGTGGCGGAAACGCGCTGGCTGACCCTGCAACAGGCGCGTACCGGGCTGCCCAACGTGCTGGTGGCCTGGGCGCCGCTACTGTCGCCCGCTGCGGAAGGAATACTCGAGGCCCACCGGCAGTCCCCGCTGCTGCGAGGCATCCGTTACAAGCCGCTGACCGCCCGTAGCCCTGGCGAAAGCGAGCAGGTTAGAGGCCAGCCAGGCAGCCTGCAGGACCCGGCCTGGCATCCGGCGCTGGCGCTGCTTGAGCGGCTGGGCCTGAGCTGGGATCTGCGCGTGCCCTGGTGGCACCTGGAGGAGGCTGCGGCCTTGCTCGCAGCCCACCCCGAACTGACTGTCGTCCTCAATCACACGGGTTTGCCCTGGGATCGTAGCCCCACGGGCTTGGCGCTATGGCGAAGGGGTATGCAAGCCTTGGCACGGCTGCCGCACGTCGCGGTCAAGGTCTCGGAGTTCGGCCTGCCCGAACCTGGCTGGGACGTGAAGCAGAACTACCGTCTGGTGCGTGACACCCTGGAGCTCTTCGGTCACGAGCGCTGCCTGTTCGCCAGCAACTTCCCGGTCGCCAGCCTGCGCATCGGCTACACCGAACTGGTCGCCCATTTCGAAGCCTTCCTCGCTCAGGACACACCTGCTCAGCGTGAAGCCTTCTTCTGGCGTACGGCCCAGCGGGTCTACCGCATTCCCCTGACCATTCCGGTGCCATAA
- a CDS encoding YncE family protein codes for MSREILLLVEKCAHTFSFYDVDSGDALEHIQLPEFPHEFVVDAANRYAYVGHYGIETSSHKGEGGCSVFVIDLQARKHVRTLDIWPYRRPHGLALDEQGRLYVLSEADSTLLIFDEPERRDVPDRAVPSGGYKSHLVALSRNGETAFALNLLSNTVTRLAPQDPTRAPEPLQPGNRPEGNCFSRDECLLYVSTRGDDGIVAIDTQSLEIVARGRTGRDPTRIYRDRRDRLYVTNYGETSLSVFDERLQPLGRIELESTAIAMSLHPTRDLAFVTLKDQRVGMLDLETWQMRRYFKTLLEPDVSQVIVA; via the coding sequence ATGAGTCGTGAAATCCTCTTGCTGGTCGAGAAGTGCGCCCACACCTTCAGCTTCTACGATGTCGACAGTGGCGATGCCCTCGAACACATCCAGCTACCCGAGTTTCCCCACGAATTCGTGGTGGATGCCGCCAATCGCTACGCCTATGTCGGCCACTACGGTATCGAAACCTCGAGCCACAAGGGCGAGGGCGGCTGCTCGGTATTCGTCATCGACCTGCAGGCACGCAAGCATGTACGGACCCTGGATATCTGGCCCTATCGGCGTCCCCACGGCCTGGCGCTGGATGAACAGGGGCGCCTCTACGTACTCAGTGAAGCCGATTCCACCCTGCTGATCTTCGACGAGCCGGAGCGCCGCGACGTCCCCGATCGTGCCGTACCCTCGGGCGGCTACAAGAGCCACCTGGTGGCCCTGAGTCGCAATGGCGAGACGGCCTTCGCGCTGAACCTGCTGAGCAATACCGTTACCCGCCTCGCGCCCCAGGATCCGACTCGCGCTCCCGAACCGTTGCAGCCCGGCAACCGTCCGGAAGGCAACTGCTTCAGCCGTGACGAGTGCCTGCTCTATGTGAGCACCCGCGGCGACGACGGCATCGTCGCCATCGATACCCAGAGTCTGGAAATCGTCGCCCGCGGCCGCACCGGTCGTGATCCGACACGCATCTATCGTGACCGCCGCGACCGTCTCTATGTCACCAACTACGGCGAAACCTCGCTGTCGGTGTTCGACGAGCGTCTACAACCGCTCGGGCGCATCGAGCTGGAGAGCACCGCCATCGCCATGAGCCTGCATCCCACCCGCGACCTGGCCTTCGTCACTCTCAAGGACCAACGCGTGGGCATGCTCGATCTGGAGACCTGGCAGATGCGGCGCTACTTCAAGACCCTGCTGGAGCCCGACGTGTCCCAGGTCATAGTGGCATGA
- a CDS encoding LysR family transcriptional regulator, which yields MQGFDLEHLRTLVTAVDAGSLSAAVPLRCLSQSALSEQLRKLEERAGQPLLIRSKTGVRPTAAGERLLQHARPLLAMADAAWRDLHEVPLEGEASLGVTDYFRPADLARLLARLNRQLPRLRLRTRIGRSDDLEVAQRQGDLDLAIVMHLEAGERAVPAAASPLHREALAWVGSLGEGLLHAGRPVPLALLPESCSLHRLACARLESEGIPYVVNHIASGVAGLQAAVSAGLGIACLNASAVAGQGLRLLDEDALPSLPKVQFVLLRPRLEDESPRSRQLQALGDAVAEALRG from the coding sequence ATGCAAGGTTTCGATCTTGAACACCTTCGTACCCTCGTGACAGCTGTAGATGCAGGTAGCCTTTCGGCTGCGGTGCCACTGCGTTGCCTGTCCCAGTCAGCGCTGAGCGAGCAGCTGAGAAAGCTGGAAGAACGCGCCGGGCAGCCATTGCTGATTCGCAGTAAGACCGGGGTCAGGCCTACCGCTGCAGGTGAGCGGCTGCTGCAACACGCCAGACCGCTGTTGGCCATGGCCGATGCGGCTTGGCGCGATCTGCACGAGGTTCCCCTCGAAGGTGAGGCCAGCCTCGGCGTGACGGACTACTTTCGTCCGGCGGATCTGGCGCGCCTCTTGGCACGCCTGAATCGCCAGCTTCCCCGGCTACGCCTGCGCACTCGTATAGGCAGAAGCGACGATCTGGAAGTTGCCCAGCGTCAGGGTGATCTGGATCTCGCCATCGTCATGCATCTGGAGGCTGGCGAGCGTGCCGTGCCAGCGGCGGCCAGTCCCTTGCACCGGGAGGCGTTAGCCTGGGTTGGCTCCTTGGGTGAGGGCCTGCTTCATGCGGGGCGGCCGGTACCCTTGGCCCTGTTGCCGGAGAGCTGCTCCTTGCACCGCCTGGCCTGCGCCCGACTGGAATCCGAAGGTATTCCCTACGTTGTCAACCACATCGCCTCTGGCGTCGCGGGCCTTCAGGCGGCGGTATCTGCCGGCCTTGGAATTGCCTGTCTGAATGCGTCGGCTGTCGCGGGGCAAGGGCTGCGCTTGCTCGACGAAGACGCTCTACCTTCCCTACCCAAAGTGCAATTCGTTCTATTACGGCCTCGGCTGGAGGACGAATCACCGCGTTCGCGGCAGTTGCAGGCGCTAGGCGATGCAGTTGCCGAAGCCTTGCGGGGATAG
- a CDS encoding L-rhamnonate dehydratase: MKITSVRTRVFEWKGKVVPPQAHFCTNATDILYERGDAMGSFRFHGWLVVEIETDSGLVGLGNCALAPRVAKEIIDLYLTPIVLGQDPFDNEYLWQKMYRRTHAWGRKGIGMAAISAVDLAIWDLMGKAVNKPVFKLLGGRTKEKIPCYASKLYANDNLDLFLEEAQGYLSQGFNALKMRFGYGPKDGPAGMRRNIEQVRALRELAGPDVDIMLECYMGWTLEYARRMLPKLAEFEPRWLEEPVIADDLEGYVELKKMGIMPISGGEHEFTSYGFKDLLERRAVDVIQYDTNRVGGITAARKVNALAEAWSVPVIPHAGQMHNYHLTMASTASPMAEFFPVFDVEVGNELFYYVFKGEPQPVGGYLQLDDDKPGLGLELSEEHLKDFDVIE, encoded by the coding sequence GTGAAAATCACCAGCGTCCGTACCCGCGTCTTCGAATGGAAAGGCAAGGTTGTCCCGCCTCAGGCGCACTTCTGTACCAATGCCACCGATATCCTCTACGAGCGCGGGGACGCCATGGGCTCCTTCCGCTTCCACGGCTGGCTGGTGGTTGAGATCGAGACCGATAGCGGCCTGGTCGGCCTCGGCAACTGCGCCCTGGCACCACGGGTGGCCAAGGAGATCATCGACCTGTACCTGACGCCCATCGTCCTGGGCCAGGACCCCTTCGACAACGAATACCTCTGGCAGAAGATGTACCGCCGTACCCATGCCTGGGGTCGCAAGGGTATCGGCATGGCCGCCATCTCCGCTGTCGACCTGGCAATTTGGGATCTGATGGGCAAGGCCGTGAACAAGCCGGTGTTCAAGCTCCTCGGCGGCCGCACCAAGGAAAAGATCCCCTGCTATGCCTCCAAGCTCTATGCCAACGACAACCTGGACCTGTTCCTGGAAGAGGCCCAGGGCTATCTCAGCCAGGGCTTCAATGCCCTCAAGATGAGATTCGGCTACGGTCCCAAGGACGGCCCCGCCGGCATGCGGCGCAACATTGAGCAGGTGCGTGCCCTGCGCGAGCTGGCCGGTCCCGATGTCGACATCATGCTGGAGTGCTACATGGGCTGGACCCTGGAATATGCCCGCCGCATGCTGCCCAAGCTGGCCGAGTTCGAACCGCGCTGGCTGGAAGAGCCGGTCATCGCCGACGACCTCGAAGGCTACGTCGAACTCAAGAAGATGGGCATCATGCCCATCTCCGGAGGTGAGCATGAATTCACCTCCTACGGCTTCAAGGACCTCCTCGAACGCCGCGCCGTGGACGTCATCCAGTACGACACCAATCGCGTCGGCGGCATCACTGCCGCACGCAAGGTCAACGCCCTGGCGGAGGCCTGGTCGGTCCCGGTCATCCCCCATGCCGGCCAGATGCACAACTACCATCTGACCATGGCCAGCACCGCCTCGCCCATGGCCGAATTCTTCCCGGTATTCGACGTGGAAGTGGGCAACGAGCTCTTCTATTACGTGTTCAAGGGCGAACCCCAGCCGGTCGGTGGCTACCTGCAACTGGACGACGACAAACCTGGCCTCGGGCTTGAACTCTCGGAAGAGCATCTCAAGGATTTCGATGTGATCGAGTGA
- a CDS encoding LysR family transcriptional regulator: protein MIDLRQMRQYVAVAETLNFRRAAERLNMAQPPLSAAIRRIEEDLGVVLLERDNRSTRLTAAGSLFLLEARRTLAQAERACSAARQAAAGLTGSLRIGCVDSQVGGLLPRLLRHYRAHHPSVDIQLLEATPPEQLELLGQDRLDAGVLVLPVADAGDIQFDPLFEDRLVVALPLGHHLAERPTLNLADCAAEPWILFAPHDGPGMYARIMLGCADAGFVPRVAQHSRQMQTTAGLVAAGLGIALMPRQYARRHAAELAWRELEGVGAPLPYALALAYREPSPCVQALREEAQALLAPSPEPDQIDATTTHPSECAGRSKASR from the coding sequence ATGATCGATTTGCGTCAGATGCGCCAGTACGTAGCCGTGGCCGAGACCCTCAACTTCCGGCGCGCAGCCGAGCGCCTCAACATGGCCCAGCCACCGCTGAGTGCGGCGATTCGCCGAATCGAGGAGGATCTGGGGGTGGTCCTGTTGGAGCGCGACAATCGCTCCACGCGGCTCACGGCAGCCGGTAGCCTGTTCCTGCTGGAAGCCCGGCGTACCCTGGCCCAGGCCGAACGCGCCTGCAGCGCGGCGCGCCAGGCGGCTGCCGGCCTGACCGGGTCGTTGCGGATCGGCTGCGTCGACAGTCAGGTCGGTGGCCTGCTGCCCCGGTTGTTGCGCCACTATCGCGCGCACCATCCTTCCGTCGATATCCAGTTGCTGGAAGCGACGCCGCCGGAGCAGTTGGAGCTGCTCGGTCAGGATCGCCTCGATGCCGGGGTGCTGGTCTTGCCCGTCGCCGACGCCGGGGATATCCAGTTCGATCCGCTGTTCGAGGATCGCCTGGTGGTGGCCCTGCCCCTGGGGCATCACCTGGCCGAGCGACCCACCTTGAACCTCGCCGATTGTGCCGCGGAGCCCTGGATCCTGTTCGCGCCCCATGATGGCCCGGGCATGTATGCCCGCATCATGCTCGGCTGTGCCGACGCGGGCTTCGTACCGCGCGTGGCCCAGCATTCGCGGCAGATGCAGACCACCGCCGGCCTGGTCGCCGCGGGCCTCGGCATCGCCCTGATGCCGCGCCAGTACGCCCGGCGCCACGCCGCGGAACTGGCCTGGCGCGAACTCGAAGGCGTCGGTGCACCGCTGCCCTATGCGCTGGCGCTGGCCTATCGCGAGCCCTCGCCTTGCGTGCAGGCCCTGCGTGAAGAGGCGCAGGCCCTGCTGGCGCCCTCGCCTGAGCCGGATCAAATCGATGCGACGACGACTCATCCCAGCGAATGCGCGGGCCGGTCGAAGGCCAGCCGATAG
- a CDS encoding 4-hydroxythreonine-4-phosphate dehydrogenase PdxA — protein sequence MSTPTLPRLALVLGDPAGIGPELIARLLTDPEVRSRARMVLIADEEEARTGMRIAGCEYPYRRIDRLDTLDFQDDVPLLYPFRGAAEGSFPRSEASVVGGRYSLDTLAVALDLTQAGHTDAILFGPLNKTSLHLAGMGHNDELHWFAEHLGYRGPFCEFNVLDDLWTSRVTSHVALKEVPGLLSQERVIEAIQLIDNELKRSGLARPRIGVCGLNPHNGDNGSFGREELDLIGPAVERAKALGIAADGPYPADTIFLKVQGDARAFDAVVTMYHDQGQIAIKLMGFSRGVTVQGGLPIPITTPAHGTAFDIAGQGRANVGATRQAFEIACRLGRAKH from the coding sequence ATGAGCACCCCAACGCTTCCCCGCCTGGCCCTGGTACTGGGCGACCCCGCCGGCATCGGCCCGGAACTCATTGCCCGGCTGCTGACCGATCCCGAGGTGCGCAGCCGCGCTCGCATGGTACTGATCGCCGATGAGGAAGAAGCCCGCACCGGCATGCGCATCGCCGGTTGCGAGTATCCCTATCGGCGCATCGACCGCCTGGACACCCTTGATTTTCAGGACGACGTTCCGCTGCTGTATCCCTTTCGCGGTGCTGCCGAGGGTAGCTTTCCACGCAGCGAGGCCAGTGTCGTCGGTGGTCGCTACAGCCTGGATACCCTGGCCGTCGCCCTGGACTTGACCCAGGCCGGTCACACCGATGCCATCCTCTTCGGCCCGCTGAACAAGACCTCGCTGCACCTGGCCGGCATGGGCCACAACGACGAGCTGCACTGGTTCGCCGAACACCTCGGCTACCGGGGGCCCTTCTGCGAGTTCAACGTGCTGGACGACCTCTGGACCTCGCGGGTGACCTCCCACGTCGCGCTCAAGGAGGTGCCCGGCCTGCTCAGCCAGGAGCGGGTGATCGAGGCCATCCAACTGATCGACAACGAACTCAAGCGCAGTGGTCTCGCCCGGCCGCGCATCGGTGTCTGCGGCCTCAATCCGCACAATGGCGACAACGGCAGCTTTGGGCGCGAGGAGCTGGATCTGATCGGTCCCGCGGTGGAGCGCGCCAAGGCCCTGGGCATCGCCGCCGACGGCCCCTATCCGGCCGACACCATCTTCCTCAAGGTCCAGGGCGATGCTCGCGCCTTCGATGCGGTGGTCACCATGTACCACGACCAGGGCCAGATCGCGATCAAGCTGATGGGCTTCTCCCGCGGCGTCACCGTCCAGGGTGGCCTGCCCATTCCCATCACCACCCCGGCCCACGGCACCGCCTTCGACATCGCCGGCCAGGGTCGCGCCAACGTCGGCGCCACGCGCCAGGCCTTCGAAATCGCCTGCCGCCTGGGACGTGCGAAGCACTGA
- a CDS encoding UvrD-helicase domain-containing protein, whose protein sequence is MTSILARYRQHLAKTLGDWFPRTALFLKGEPAPNDRKKTAESKPQKVPRASKGSRQAGNNKKEPIAQPTMTAAPSPIQIYGPALTVKRSQEQRMRGRVEQAVAQGIIQSPSPEQWKMILARTAATRIFAGAGSGKTTTLVLRVVFMLCHLDIPRERLTVISFTKASCEELRSQLKRVLAFWDMPLDDEATRELVRTFHSAMAQLARLELRATQWFEQLSTNAKSDDEPDNALLAGATLNDGQRELLLQAYEKCYREEAGFRRRIHLLLELAAPNEEAPPTDAPLQPFVLNGERQPQPLFELFYSQASFAETLGIRVGSLKSSQLECSTRDRIFLEAMQQFWRHFGKLLKEQRLITFNTAFAVLTDRLEKKPSRALIGRLEPFTHLLIDEFQDISPQIALWLQQVQRRLAEEKVGPSLMAIGDDWQSIYGWRGSSPELFIHFDHWFPGQNPSQTLMLGTNYRSSPQIVADGERVLAQVRHKQPKRTQAFHTADEQGHGVKVVPQFDIGRQLPSLLNEVEVQRRYAAERERPERCAVMVMSRLNAPLKALNEQLGRQPGVRTCTIHRAKGLQAEVAIVLDDGQPQQTHPLRNALYAVSGHFQQSYDEAMADEALRLSYVAVTRGVSRVLWYTRQPRGAAAILAG, encoded by the coding sequence ATGACTTCCATCCTGGCTCGCTATCGACAACACCTGGCGAAAACCCTGGGCGACTGGTTTCCGCGCACCGCGCTCTTCCTTAAAGGAGAGCCCGCGCCAAACGACCGGAAGAAAACAGCCGAGTCGAAGCCTCAAAAGGTACCCCGGGCGTCAAAGGGATCACGGCAGGCAGGCAACAATAAGAAGGAGCCTATCGCTCAACCCACCATGACTGCTGCGCCCTCCCCTATCCAGATCTATGGCCCTGCGCTCACGGTAAAGCGCTCACAGGAGCAGCGGATGAGGGGGCGGGTCGAGCAAGCCGTAGCCCAAGGCATCATCCAGTCACCTTCGCCAGAGCAGTGGAAGATGATCCTGGCTCGAACTGCTGCAACACGGATCTTTGCCGGAGCCGGTTCGGGTAAAACCACGACGCTGGTGCTGCGGGTGGTATTCATGCTTTGTCACCTGGATATTCCACGGGAACGGTTAACGGTCATCTCCTTTACCAAGGCGTCCTGTGAAGAGTTGCGCAGCCAGCTGAAGCGCGTCCTAGCGTTCTGGGACATGCCCCTTGACGACGAGGCAACAAGAGAGCTGGTGCGAACCTTTCATTCCGCGATGGCGCAACTCGCTCGCCTGGAATTGCGGGCCACTCAGTGGTTCGAGCAGCTATCTACGAATGCCAAATCGGACGATGAGCCTGACAATGCCCTGCTAGCGGGCGCCACGCTGAATGACGGTCAGCGTGAATTGCTGTTGCAGGCTTACGAGAAGTGTTATCGCGAAGAAGCCGGATTTCGGCGACGCATTCATCTACTGCTGGAATTGGCGGCGCCCAACGAAGAAGCACCGCCAACCGATGCTCCCCTGCAGCCCTTCGTACTCAATGGCGAACGACAGCCACAACCGCTGTTCGAGCTCTTCTACAGCCAGGCGTCGTTCGCCGAGACCCTCGGAATACGCGTCGGCTCGCTCAAGAGCAGTCAGCTGGAATGCTCGACACGAGATCGAATATTCCTGGAAGCCATGCAGCAGTTCTGGCGGCATTTCGGCAAGCTGTTGAAGGAGCAGCGACTCATCACCTTCAACACCGCCTTCGCCGTACTGACGGATCGCTTGGAAAAGAAGCCCAGCCGCGCCCTTATTGGCCGTCTGGAGCCCTTTACCCATTTGCTGATCGATGAATTCCAGGACATCTCGCCGCAGATCGCCCTGTGGCTTCAACAGGTCCAACGAAGGCTCGCCGAGGAAAAGGTCGGGCCATCCCTGATGGCCATCGGCGATGACTGGCAATCCATCTATGGCTGGCGTGGCAGCTCACCGGAATTGTTCATTCATTTCGATCACTGGTTTCCCGGGCAAAATCCCAGCCAGACGTTGATGCTGGGAACCAACTATAGGTCTTCGCCGCAAATCGTAGCGGACGGGGAGCGTGTCCTGGCACAGGTGCGCCACAAACAGCCCAAGCGTACCCAGGCTTTCCATACTGCAGATGAGCAAGGGCATGGTGTGAAGGTCGTACCGCAATTCGATATCGGTCGGCAGTTGCCCTCGCTGCTGAATGAGGTCGAGGTACAGCGGCGCTACGCGGCGGAACGTGAACGGCCGGAGCGTTGCGCGGTGATGGTGATGAGCCGTCTGAATGCCCCTCTGAAAGCCCTGAACGAACAGTTGGGACGCCAGCCTGGCGTGCGAACCTGCACCATTCATCGAGCCAAGGGCTTGCAGGCGGAGGTAGCGATCGTGCTGGACGATGGCCAGCCCCAGCAGACACACCCTCTGCGCAACGCCCTTTATGCAGTCAGTGGGCATTTCCAACAAAGCTACGACGAAGCCATGGCCGACGAGGCGCTGCGTCTGAGTTATGTGGCAGTGACCCGGGGCGTGAGCCGGGTGCTGTGGTACACGCGGCAGCCGCGCGGAGCGGCAGCGATCCTGGCAGGTTGA